The Candidatus Bathyarchaeia archaeon DNA segment ATCGTCTAGAAGTCTTGCCCATGGAACAAATTCGAGAAAGCCTGAAATGTTCCCTTCAACTTTTGCATATTGTATTCTTGTGCGGTTTCTAAAGTTACTAGTTACGCGTACTTGTCTTTCGTACTCGTTTTGTGTTTGATTTTCAGTGACCGAGTAGTAATCATCGTTTACGCTTGCGGCTTGCATTTGAGATTTTGTTTCGACAGTTTCTTGATATTGATTTTGAATTTCATTTTCCGCGGCACTTATGTCCTCAATTTTTATTGAAGCCATGTTAATCCATAAAGCTAATCCCGTTCTGTTTGTGGGTATTTCAATGTCATTATTCCTAACAAACTGGTTAATTTTGTCGATGTTCCATTCCCAATTGCTTACAACAAAGTCAAACTTTAATTGTCCAACTGCGACTGTATAATTGTATTCTGGATAGTTTTCATCAGGCGTTTCCGTGGTTGTTGTGTTGTAAAATCTGCATCTTATCTCAATGTTGTTTTCTGCAAACTTGAAGCCGGGATGGCCATATACTTCTGTTAAGGTGAAGTTGAAGGACCAGTAGGAAGAATCTTCGTCAACTACAAGCGTTGGAGGTGTAAGGGTCCAGTTGCACGCGCTGAAGGGTAGAAAGGCACGATGCAAACCAAGCAATAGCCCAAGGAATTGGTTGACAGCCCAGTTATAGCGCCAATTGCCATATCCATATCTAAGACGCAGTTTCGGCTCAATATAGTTCTTCCACAACATTGCATTTATAGTGTCGTTGTCCGCATTGAACCTTCTTTGGTAATACTGCCTGTCAAGTAAGAGATATTCAATTACGCCTTTGAATTTCACCACATATACAGTGCTGTTATCGTTTGTATACCACCACAAGAACATGGGCTTCCTCCCACTCGCTGGAAAAATAAGTGTTACCAACGGAGTTTCAAATTTGTACCATATGCTTCTCCATTGCGGATCAATTTCTACATTCACGGGTGTTTCGTCATTTTCTTCAGCGTTTGCTGCTGGCATTAGGATTGCAAACGTAGACAGCGATAGAAGCAGTGTCAAACTCAAAGCCAATATTTGATTTCTTTCAATTTTCACGGTTTTTCACCGAAAATAACCATGTAAAACGGCTTATTAAGAAAATCGTTTCGAAAAAACCCGAATATGACTTCACTGGGGTTCTAGAAAACTCGAACTTTACGAGAAACGTCCAAGCATGAATAATATTGCCATGTTAAAGTACATTGCTGTTAGGCTTATGACTACTGCTTTATCAAGTCTTATTCCTTTTCCAAAGCAGAAAGCCGCAGAAATCAGCAACAAACTCCATATTTGTAAGAATATCAAAATGAACTGCAGAACCATATGTAAGTAAGCTACGCTAAGATTTGGGAAAAATGCGAAAAGCGCCATGTAAATGTACGGGTAAACTGCTAAAGGCGTAGCCGCTAAACCAACACAAACAAAAAGCTGAAGGTCATTTCCCACACGCCGATAAAGCAAATAAGTGAGAAGTTCTGCAAAAAGAAACAATCCAATCCAGCTAAAAACAAACAATGCCATTATACTGTTGAAATTATAAGTAGAGTATGGAAAATAGAAAAACATTAGTGGTTCAAGGTCAGCATAGGCCGCGCCCAAAGCGCCGATAAGCAGTATGACAACTGAAACTGGTAAAAGCTTTAAAGGTTTGGCTGTTTTGGCGAAAACAGGCGAGAGAAAAATCCATTTTCCAACACGGTGACTGAAAGTTTCGCTTATCTCTAAGGTTGCTGGAACATTGCCCTCTTTTAAGA contains these protein-coding regions:
- a CDS encoding winged helix-turn-helix domain-containing protein, whose amino-acid sequence is MEDLSRYYTLLRDPARRKIIEILGAQEKIGFKELREILGLGVGTVYYHLDMLSDFITQDKQRKYKLNDRGQTLYRILKEGNVPATLEISETFSHRVGKWIFLSPVFAKTAKPLKLLPVSVVILLIGALGAAYADLEPLMFFYFPYSTYNFNSIMALFVFSWIGLFLFAELLTYLLYRRVGNDLQLFVCVGLAATPLAVYPYIYMALFAFFPNLSVAYLHMVLQFILIFLQIWSLLLISAAFCFGKGIRLDKAVVISLTAMYFNMAILFMLGRFS